TCCAAAGTTAAAGAAGGTGGTTCATCTGGTTTTTGAGTTCAGAAAAGGAAACTAAACTTTGAGAATAGTTCCGGAGGTAAAATTGACTTTTTCCATGAGGAAATAGCCTGGAAAACTCAAACCCGGCAACTGAATGGTCCTTTTTGCGACCTATCTAGCACGCACGATTTGTTGGGCCGGCCTGAAGCACAAGACCACGTTACGCAAGGCGGCCCAAGTGCTCGAGGGTTGATAGTGGAGCCGGGTCCCCTCCTCGACGTCTCCCGTGCAGCCGTGCTCCCTCTCGCCCATCACGATGTAGGCCTTGTCCCACGAAAAGTCGAAAACTTAGCTCCGCTAGTACTGTTGCTTGTCTGCACGGATCGAGCGATCGGTACTGGCATGTCCACACCGCATGTGAGGACGCACGCGGCAAGCATCCAACAACATTGCGTATGGGCGTGGAGCCGCAACTCGCAACGCCCACGACGAGGCCAGGAACAGGAAACGCGTGTGCCCAGGCAGCTCGACCAgcaatcataaaatgaaaatccaattttgttggacttcgcatgagtagatctacactgAAAATATATAATATGGAATGCTTTGGTACAAAATTTTTTATTGTAGCTttagatatatatttttttataattaattcatagctgcagtttttaTAGTTCAATTATGGTGAGataattattatatgcttgaactatagtaaaaattttatactcattggatcatgtataacttagttatagatttatttaggtgtaTATTTGTAAAAAAGTATTTATAAATCTATAACAAAGTTATACATGATTTAACGAGTATGAAATctttactacagttcaagcacACAATAATTAGTCTACCATAAAAAATTCACCACAATTGACCCATAGAAACTACAggtatgaattaattatagaaaaacatagatctaaatctacaaaaaattatactaaaacatatcatattatgtgttcactatgtagatctacccatgtggagtccaacaaaattgaattttctattttatgattttttgtgatttactataattttttaaagattcagccgccgaaataaataaaaaaggataAAATTGTCTTTGATAACCGCTTATAATCGGTCAGGAAGGTAAAACAGatggttttaaaagtttagggagATGGTTTAACCGATTTTAGAGTTTAGAGAAAAAAAACAGACTTTTCCAAAGTTGACGGAGGTAATGTGAACTTTTTCTATAAAAAAGTCTATTTTACCTCCCTGAACTATTATCAAAGTCTAGTCTTCCTCCTTAAACTTCAAAACCATATAaaccacctccctcaacttttaaaaccgttcattttacctccctgaccCGGTTATATGTGGTTTTTAAAGATTAttttgcctttttcttttttaattatttcggttgaatttttaaaaaaatcataataaattatagaaaaatcataaaatagaaaatccaaatttttttggactccacatgagtaaatCTACATAGTAAATATATAATATGGTGTGTAAAAATAGAAACgaaaatgaaaatttattatagTTAAAGCATACAATAGATtagaccatcataaaaattttaccATAATTGAACCTTAGAAACCGCAGCAATGAATTAATTACAAAAAAGCATAAATCTGAACCTACAGCAGAAACTTTATACTAAaatataccatattatatgtttattGTTAGATATACtcttgtggagtccaacaaaattgaattcttcattttatattttttatgatttactatgatttttaaaatattcagccaaaataaataaaaagaaaaaaacaaaaccacCTTCGAAAACCACCTATAACCGGGTCAGGAGGTAAAATAAACGGGTTTTCAAAGTTAAAGGAGGTGGTTCATCTGGTTTTTGAGTTCAGGAAGGGAAACTAAACTTTGAGAATGGTTCCGGAGGTAAAATGGACTTTTTCCATGAGGAAATAGCCTGGAAAACTCAAACCCGGCAACTGGATGGTCCTTTTTGCGGCCTATCTAGCACGCACGATTCATTGGGCCGGCCTGAAGCACAAGACCGCGTTACGCAGGGCGGCCCAAGTGCTCGAGGGCTGATAGTGGAGCCAGGTCCCCTCCTCGACGTCTCCTGTGCAGCCGTGCTCCCTCTCGCCCATCACGATGTAGGCCTTGTCCCGCGAAAAGTTGAAAACTCAGCTTCGCCAGTACCACCACTTGTGTGCACGGATCGAGCGGTCGGTACCGACATGTCCACACCGCATGTGAGGACGCGTGCGGCAAGCATCCAACAGCATTGCGTATGGGTGTGGAGCCGCAACCCACAACGCCCACGACGAGGCCAGGAACAGGAAACGCGCGTGCCTAGGCAGCTCGACCGgcaatcataaaatgaaaattcaattttgttggactccgcatgagtagatctacactaaaaatatataatatagaatgctttagtataaattttttgttgtagctttagatatatgcttttctataattaattcatagctacagTTTTTATGGTTCAATtatggtaaaatttttatggtgagataattattatatacttgaactatagtaaagatttcatactcattgaatcatgtataacttagttatagatttatttaggtgtaTGTTTGTTAAAAAGTATTTATAAATCTATAACAAAGTTATACATGATTTAACGAGTATGAAATCTTTACTACAGTTCAAGTacacaataattagcccaccataaaaaattcACCACAATTGACCCATAGAAACTGTAGGtgtgaattaattatagaaaaacatagatctaaagctacaaaaaaattatactaaaacatgccatattatatgttcactgtgtagatctactcatgtggagtccaataaaattaaattttctattttatgattttttttatgatttactatgattttttaaagattcagtcgccgaaataaataaaaaaggacaAAACTGTCTTTGATaaccgcttataaccggtcaGAGAGGTAAAacgaatggttttaaaagtttagAGAGATGGTTTAACCGATTTTAGAGTTCAGGAGGAAAAAACAGACTTTTTCAAAGTTGAGGGAGTTAATGTGGACTTTTTCTAGAGAAAGGTCCATTTTACCTAGAAAAAGTCTATTTTACCTCTCTGAACTATTGTCAAAGTCTGGTCTTCCTCCTTAAACTTTAAAACCATGTAaaccacctccctcaacttttaaaaccgttcattttacctccctgaccCGGTTATATGTGGTTTTtaaaggcggttttgtctttttttaattattttggctgaatttttttaaaaaaaatcataataaatcacagaaaaattataaaataaaaaatccaattttttcggactccacataagtagatctacacagtaaatatATAATATGGTGTGTAAAAATAGAAACGAGAATGAAAATTTTATTATAGTTAAAGCATATAATAAATTAGACCATTATAAAAATTTTACCACAAGAAACCGCAGCTATaaattaattacataaaagcaTAGACCTGAACCTACAGCATAAACTTTatactaaaacataccatattatatgtttattGTTAGATATACTCTTGTGGAGTCCAACGAAATTGGatcttttattttataattttttatgatttactataatttttaaaatattcagccaaaataaataaaaaagaaaaagacaaaaccgtcttCGAAAACCACCTATAACCGGGTCAGAAGGTAAAATGAACGGTTTTCAAAGTTAAAGGAGGTGGTTCATCTGGTTTTCGAGTTCAGGAAGGGAACTAAACTTTGAGAATAGTTCCGGAGGTAAAATGGACTTTTTCCACGAGAAAATAGCCTGGAAAACTCAAACCCGGCAACTGGATGGTCCTTTTTGCGGCCTATCTTGCACGCACGATTCGTTGGGCCGGCCTGAAGCACAAGACCGTGTTATGCAGGCCGGCCCAAGTGCTCGAGGGCTGATAGTGGAGCCGAGTCCCCTCCTCGACGTCTCCCATGCAGCCGTGCTCCCTCTCGCCCATCACGATGTAGGTCTTGTCCCGCGAAAAGTCGAAAACTCAGCTTCGCTAGTACCGCCGCTTGTCTGTGCGGATCGAGCGGCCGGTACCGGCATGTCCACACCGCATGTGAGGACGCGCGTGGCAAGCATCCAACAGCATTGCGTATGGGCGTGGAGCCGCAACCCGCAACGCCCACGACGAGGCTAGGAACAGGAAACGCGCGTGCCCGGGCAGCTCGACCGGCGTCGCGCAATGAAAACTTGGAACGTGGACAACGTGGCGGCCGTCGGCCGCGTAGGCGCCTCGCAAGTTGGTTACGGAGCCGCCCTGGCCTCGGCGCCCCAGTCCCCGGATGGCGGATGGGCTAAGGCGGGGCACACACACGCGCGCGTAAGGCCTGATTTAATGCGCATGTATTTATCTCAATTTATATATATTGAAGTGGATTGAAGTAAAATTAAATTAAATTCTATTACATTCTACTTCAATACTTAAGTAAACGCACATGTGTACCAACAAGGCGGTAAGCAGGAGCGGGACCGGACATCGTCTGGTCTGAAGACTCAGAAGTTGGCACTCGGCACGGTAAGTCGGTGACTGAAATCTCAATTGGTGAATCCACTTCATGGCTGCCAGTTTGATGCCTACGGAAGTATGAGTGTGAACTCTCAGTTCATGGCCGTGGTGCCTTGCATCttgtttgctggttggtttctgggttgataagctcggatgatgctgatttgttgtgagtggAAAATATTGTTAGCAGACTGATAAGCCCTAGCTACCGCCACGTCTCTGAAACtccttctctctttcttttgcaAATCGTGGTTTGCCGCACTGATCCAAGCCAAGCCACAGGATGCGACCAGAATGCCGCCTGTTAACTTCGATCCAGACGCAGTAGTTCTGAGATCATGAACAGACAGCCAAGTTAAAGCGCCACTAGGCCACCAATCTACTGCCACTGCCCACTGGCGCCAGGTCTCCGGCCTCTTTCAAAACGCTTTCCAAGTTGTCCCACTCCTTACTCATCCCGACAACCACATCTGGACAAAACCGCGGGAATATGCTCAACCAGCGCTCGCCGTACGTGCCAGACGAGCCAACATGCCACCATACCATGAGCCGTGCCCGTGCACATGCTCAAGCAATTCGCATCTTCACAACATTTTATCCACCTCAAATGCATTGGCGACTGACGGTCAGTGATCGTAGCGTCAAACCTAGCAGCAACAATATATGCTGTGGCTGTGATAGACTGCTATCTTCTCAAATCTCAATGTTCCCATGTTCCAGACACAAGCTGCAGCGCAGAGTAAAAGACCTAATGGTTATGTTTTTAAGTAAAACCCAATGGTTGAGCACACAACGCTTGCAACAGAATGAACATATACACCGAACTTGGACAAATAGCATTTGCAAACCAAAGCTGGATGATATGAACAATCATGGCCAATAGGGGGCTACGAACAATTTACCACAGAATACAAAATGGAAACACACACAGCAGCAGTACGCAATGGAGTGGAGCCATACAGAGTATACTCAAAATAACCCAACCATTAACCACCAGAGAACTACTTATTAACCAGCTACTCAATAATCATCTCCCTCGTCACCCTCGTCATCTGCACCCTCTGCGCCGACTTCCTCATAGTCCTTCTCAAGAGCAGCCAAGTCCTCACGGGCCTCTGAGAACTCGCCCTCTTCCATACCCTCACCGACGTACCAGTGAACGAATGCACGCTTGGCGTACATAAGGTCGAACTTGTGGTCGATGCGCGAGAACACCTCGGCAACGGCAGTGTTGTTGCTGATCATGCACACGGCGCGCTGGACCTTTGCAAGGTCGCCTCCAGGGACAACAGAGGGTGGCTGATAGTTGATGCCACACTTGAATCCAGTGGGGCACCTGTGAGGCGGCAGCATAATGGAGTTAGTTAGCATCTCGAATCAAGTGATAAGCTTGTGACATCATAAAATAAGCGCAACTAAAGTTGCGAGAAAGACAGCTTACCAGTCCACAAACTGGACAGTTCTCTTGGTCTTGATGGTTGCAACTGCGGCGTTGACATCCTTGGGAACAACATCACCACGGTACATCAAGCAGCAAGCCATGTACTTCCCGTGCCTTGGGTCACACTTGGCCATCATGCTTGAGGGCTCAAAGACAGCACTGGTGATTTCAGGCACAGAGAGCTGCTCATGGTAGGCCTTCTCAGCAGAGATTACAGGGGCATATGAGGAAAGCATGAAATGGATGCGTGGGTATGGAACAAGGTTGGTCTGGAACTCAGTAACATCCACGTTGATAGCACCATCAAACCTCAGGGAGGTGGTAAGTGATGATATGATCTGTGAGATCAGCCTGTTCAAGTTGGTGTAGGTTGGCCTTTCGATGTCAAGAGACCTCCTGCATATGTCATAGATAGCCTCATTGTCCAGGAGGACTGCAACATCAGTGTGCTCAAGCAAGGAGTGGGTCGAGAGGACACTGTTGTATGGCTCTACAACAGCTGTTGACACCTGCAATCCAGAGTGGCATTAGATGAAAAGTTAAACAATGGACCAGACCCAAAATCATCGAACATCTCTACCCACTGTCCCCACAACAGCTAAGATGCAGAAAACCTACTCACATGAACAAGCTGAATGGCCCACATCACATGGACAGGAGGGAGCAGCACTATAGAATAATGTTGGCACATATGCAATGCATGATTTAAAGACACTCATAAAGAAGACCTGTAGCCTGTGACAGTTGTACTAATCATGGCCTAAACCATATACAGGAAGGTCCTCCTCACTAACCAGAAGTCCACAACAGTTGCTTGTTTTGTCCACACATGATTTAAATAATCTAAGCTGATCCAATAATCAGTGTATATCTGTGAAATTTAGAAGACCAGAACAGTGCCGCCAAATTACATGATCCATAAATTAGTTCTATATAAAACCGTTTCCTGTTGGTGTAATTATAAATTGTCGACCTGCTTCATGTATTCTTTCCATTTCTCAGATACTTAACCCAACGTCCTTTTGGAAGGAATAGTTATACGAATACGTTTTTCTTTTGTGACATTCATGAATACTCATACTAGGATGCTAATATAAAGTTCTGGCATAGGTAAGGTCATACCTGTGGGGAAGGATAAATGGTGAAACCGAGCTTAGACTTCTTGCCATAATCAACTGAAAGGCGCTCCAATAGCAGTGAACCAAGTCCAGAGCCAGTACCACCACCAACAGCATTGAACACCAAGAATCCCTGCAGCCCAGTGCAGTTGTCTGCAAGCTTGCGCACGCGGTCCAGGCATagatcgacaatctccttcccaACTGTGTTCCACAATAGTTAGAATTGAACATATCCACAGTTGCTGAAGCAGAAGACCCACTCCTATTACATATTCACAGACACAAGGTGAATTACCAGTGTAGTGGCCACGGGCAAAATTGTTAGCTGCATCCTCCTTCCCCGAGATGAGCTGCTCTGGGTGGAAGAGCTGGCGGTACGAGCCAGTGCGAACCTCGTCGATGACAGTGGGCTCAAGGTCAACGAAGATGGCCCTCGGCACATGCTGGCCGGAACCGGTCTCACTGAAGAACGTGTTGAAGGCATCATGTGCGGCGCCAACCGAGGTATCACTGCATCACAATCAAACCATAGTGTTAAAAAATGGATAGCGAGGCACTCTAACAAGGCAGTAATCATTGGCATATGCGCTAAAAGATAATTTATAGCCTACGAAACCTGTTTCGTCAGGGTCCTAAACAGGATTTTCTATTATCAGGCAAAGTAGCATTAGGGCAATTTTCTATGGTACTACAAGATCAGGCAAACAGAGAGAAGCATGCCACTTTTAACAGAGGATCGTGAATCCAGGGAGATCCATGGTCTGACATTCATCAGAGCTCCTCGgttacattattatttattaaACATCCCCACAGATTCAGTTCTTCAGATCTTGCGCCTTAAATACAGAGCTGGAAACCCTATTTGTCCCCAAGTACACATGAATAAACGTGCTCTACACGAGGACCTCAACGCATCCTTCTGTGGCGCCTGCCTAATTCGCAGGAAAGGAACAAATGCACCAATTAACAGGCAAACTCTTAATTATCTTAATTAGGAAACGTCGCATCTAGCCCGGCTCATGCAATCTCACAACAACCGGCAAACAAATGTACCAAAACCTAACAAACCACAACACATCACAGCCAAACAAACCCACATCGCAAGGACCAGACTAGAAGTACAACGCAAAGGAACAAACGAACCAAAATTACGGAGCCGGCATGGAAGTACCACCACTACACCTACCCGCCCCATCGTTTGCTCCGCCGAATTATAGGGAAAAAAACGGAGCGAACGAGAAACATCTAAGGAAATGCGACGAACGAGCACGCCAGAATTTCGAGGAGCCGGCTACCTAGAACGCGCGACAGATGCGCGCTgccaaaaaagaaaggaaaaaggaACAGGAGGAACGCGTCCGGCGGCCGGATCGACAGGATCGAGCATTCATTCACCTGGGCATGGTGCCATCGGGCTCGATGCCGTGCTCGAGGCAGTAGAGCTCCCAGCAGGCGTTGCCGACCTGGATCCCGGCCTGGCCGATGTGGATGCTGATGATCTCTCTCATCTTGCTCGCCCTCGCTCCTCTGCCCTTCCTccctcttcctcgcgccgcgGTTTCTCTTTCCTTGGGCAGGGGGGCGCTCCCTCTAacctctccctctttctctctcctctttCCAAAATGTGTGAGATCGGGCGATAAAAAGGGGGCGGacggaggagaggagagaggggacAGGGGAAGAGGAGGGGAGGTGCTGGCGGTTTCCTGGGTGCACTAGGGTGGAGAGGAGAGGAAACTGGAAACGGTTTGCTTCTGCAACAGCCAGCGCTACTTCGTGGGCGCTACTTCTGCAACTTTTCTATGGGTATATGGTTAAGGCAAGTATATATGCATACATGTATCGGTTTTCAATATAGTAAAACTTGAGTTGATTGTAGTCCAATGTACCACTATATTTCTCTTGGCTCTGACCCCCCCTAAATTAGACACGTTATTAAAATTACCTTTCCAATTTAgttatagttttttttttactttctcaAATCACAAACTTAGGACAATATGTAGGTTCATGAGAGATTAAAAAACAAAGTTGATTTGGTGTATATAGCAGGACGGCACAAAGTTTGATGGTGTATCATACCTCAATCCACACTCTAAGATGTTGTTTTGAGTAAAAACATTGATAGAGCCAACAAACATATAAAAAAATAGAATTACGGCAATAATGTGAACAAGGAATGCTCAAGAGAGGAACCGGTACTCATTATGTCATTTTTTTCAAATAATCATAACTAAATTGGTGGGGTTAGATTCATATCCTTTGTTTTGTGTATTGCGCTATCTGTAGATACAACATACAACACATATCTTAGATATTGTAGGGCTCTTATAGCAATAGCAATATCACAGATAGATAGTGCAATACTTGTATACGATGCCTTGGTGTCTATAGCAGTTGACACTGACAGTAAGTCCCCCACGACTGCCACGAGTCCATGGACCAATCCACTGTCGCCGGTAGGCTAAACAGGACAAAGCGTTTTTTTATAGGACAAAGTGTTGGGACAATTTTACTCGGTCGTGCCTTTTGTCCTGTTCATTTGGCTGATAAATCATGATTAAAAGTAtcgttgactgatttattgtaagagaaaaatactattcgtttgCTGAAAAAATACGGTTCATAAGCCGAACAAATACGGTGTTTATCAGTGGACAGGACAGTGGTGTGTGCGTTGCCGGCCCGCGGGGCCCGGGCGTGTCGTTTGGCCTTTGTTGCATCAAGACCGGGTGTACGAAGAGCTGGCCGGGTGGGCGGCACGCCCATGCGATGCGCCAAGGTGTCAGGCCAGCGCCGGCACGTGGGGTGCGGGGTGCCAGCCGCTCAGATGAGCTGGGTCATGTGGAGGCGCCAGCGCGGCCGGCTCAGCATCTCGCCCACTAGGGCCCGTGTTGTTTGGTTTATTTGGTCACCGCCACCAAGAGTGAAGAGTGGATTCAAATACTTGTGAGTCCAGTTGAAATTTCAAATTTATCGACAATTCATGGAGTGGTTCACCAACAAGAGGGACTGTTCTGTGAATTTTCCGGATTGATTTCAATCGGAAGCGCTGTACACAAACCGGCATCAAGTGAAATGCAACTACCCATGTCATGTCAGTTGTCACCCAGCTTCGTCCCGTTTGTttgcttataagtcgtatttttcagtcaatgaatagtatttttctctcacaataaatcagccaacggtactttcagttaTGGCGCCAAGCGAACGGGGACGAGCGGCCGAAGCGAAGCTCATTTGTCATGCTGCTTGACTGACTTTTGCAACGTACGTACTGTGCAAGTTGCCACATGCCAAATCCTGTCACGTACGTACAGAACTTCCCGTTCCAGCGACTCGCTGCAATGACGGTGCACGCACGGGTGGGTGAAAAGTAGTACGTGATGGACGGCGCTGTTACATTTGGTACGCCGTACGCGCAGTGCAGCGCCGCGCCCGTGATGCGCCCGTGCGTCCGTGCCGTTCTGGCCGCTTCTAGCTAGCTCTCGCCGTGCACCGGGGCGGTTGCTCATTTATGAGGGGGAGCACGCACGCAAGCATCGCCTCCGCGCGGCTGTAGCTTTCACTGGTGGCGTCGTCCCTGGCTGAAACGGAACTCGGCGCCGGACAATGTCACGGGCGAGATCACCGCCTAATTAGCCCTTCAGGTCCCCCGTCGTCCCCGGGCGAAAAGAGAGCGACGCGCGTGCCATCGAACGATCCGGCCGACGGATCCGCGAGACCGCGACACGCTCGCTGATATTTTTTCTTTTGGCTGCCGCCGTCAGAGAGCTGGGAGGGCCGGGGTGCGCGCGGATATTTTTGCCTCGCCGTCGCCAAGGGCCAGGGGCCTGGTCGTGGTCGTGGCGCCGGGAACTTCACGGGGGACCCGCGGGTGGCGAGATCGCGAGCAGCCACCCACCGCGGCGGGCGGGGGCCGGTAGGGACCCCGGCGCTCGACTAGTATTTTTTTTATCTCCCGAGCTTTGCTCCTCACCGGCCGCCACGAGCCTGACATCCGCGGCGCGATCGTATCATGGCGGCTGGTAGAGGGTCGCCAGCGCGCACAGCTGCGAGACAGCCGGGATCGAATCGACCGAACCGCAGAGGCAAAGGCACTGATCTCTCGGCCTTTAGACCGACGGATCACGCTACGATCGCGGATAGTTTAGTGGAACTCCTAACAGTAACTAGCTAGGATCACAGAAACGGCGCAGTGTGTCACCAGCGACAGACACTGGCACACgctgctactctactctactcccaGTAGCAAATTGTACTCCTGTCTTGGATGTGGATGGTTTCGGGTTTCCTTTCCTACCATCACCTGCGATTCCATTTCCACCAATCTGGAGTACGAGTAGATTTGTTTGCTGCTATTGCTAGCAGGAGTAGAGTATTCAATGGAGACTTGTGGCGGCTGCTTCAGGCTCAAGCTTTGGGGCAGCAGCGCCTGTCTCAGTGACCGAGTACAGCTGACAGTGAGGCAGCCAGCGGTGGAGACAGGCTGACAGCGCCACGCCGCTAGCTCCAGCCTTGGCTTCCAAGATTGGTAGCTCGATTATTCGTCCAGGTAGACTAAACACGACGCGATTATAAGTCGGctaatgctgttttgttgtgagcgaAAAACACTATATAATgactcaagcgaacagggtgtccAGATCATCCAACCAAACAGGacgccttttctctctctctcgaaAACCGCCCGACCGAGGACCCAGCGGATCATCGCgcgattgggggggggggggtgaatggatGGATGGTACAGGTCGCGTACAAAAAGATAGCTCCGTTCCGTTTGGTGGCTGCGATGACTGGACATGCAGGAAGGAGGGGCAGGGCAAGCGCAATCAGTGAGGAGAGATTCCTTGCTGCGATGTTGTTTAAGCAGGAGCAGACAGCACTCCGCAGAGGCCACGCCGTCGCCCCCGGTCGGCACTCTGGACGGGGTTGGCAACCAGTGCCATACTACCAGTGTGTGTACGCTCGCGTGGATCTCTCGCTTGTTTTGTTCCGGCCTGCGTGCTCCTGTAGCTCTATGTCCGCGCCGCGGCGTTGCTTCGCTTTCAGCCTTTCAGGCAGGTGCACATGAACCCAAGGCAAAGAACGGAGAGCGAGCGCGGCAGACTTTGGATACAAGTATCTTCATATTTATACGTGTAAA
Above is a genomic segment from Miscanthus floridulus cultivar M001 chromosome 3, ASM1932011v1, whole genome shotgun sequence containing:
- the LOC136542539 gene encoding tubulin alpha-6 chain-like, which produces MREIISIHIGQAGIQVGNACWELYCLEHGIEPDGTMPSDTSVGAAHDAFNTFFSETGSGQHVPRAIFVDLEPTVIDEVRTGSYRQLFHPEQLISGKEDAANNFARGHYTVGKEIVDLCLDRVRKLADNCTGLQGFLVFNAVGGGTGSGLGSLLLERLSVDYGKKSKLGFTIYPSPQVSTAVVEPYNSVLSTHSLLEHTDVAVLLDNEAIYDICRRSLDIERPTYTNLNRLISQIISSLTTSLRFDGAINVDVTEFQTNLVPYPRIHFMLSSYAPVISAEKAYHEQLSVPEITSAVFEPSSMMAKCDPRHGKYMACCLMYRGDVVPKDVNAAVATIKTKRTVQFVDWCPTGFKCGINYQPPSVVPGGDLAKVQRAVCMISNNTAVAEVFSRIDHKFDLMYAKRAFVHWYVGEGMEEGEFSEAREDLAALEKDYEEVGAEGADDEGDEGDDY